A segment of the Haemorhous mexicanus isolate bHaeMex1 chromosome 3, bHaeMex1.pri, whole genome shotgun sequence genome:
CCAGGTAAGGCTTGGACCCAGGTCAAGGAGCTTTCATGATGTATTTTACCCAGCTGCAATTTGATTGCATAATTCACTGCCTCCACTTTGCCATCAGCCTGGGGTCTGTAAAGAGTGTGAAGATCCCAAGCTATTCCCAAGGCTTTCCTAAGTTGTTCCATTCCCAATTATTCCAGTTATTCCCAAATTATTCTGTTCCTAGTTCCTTCTGCAATCACATGGGATTCTGTGTCTGATGACATTCCCAAAGGTACCCCCAATTTTCATTTAttgtatttttggttttttgtatttatttgatTTGCCAGTACTTGAGTCACCTCCCTAACCTGGTTGGTGTGACAAGGGAAGGTTTCTGGCCACCCAGAAAAGGTATCCACCACAACTTTATAGTTCTGGATTTCTACCCCCCTTGTCTGGGCAATTCAGTAAAATCAATGTCCCAATGTTCACCCTGAACATTTCCAGGTTTTATGGCTCCCAGCATTATTTCGTTAGCCTTGTTAGTGCTGTTTCTTTAGCAAACTACACTTTTTTGGATTCTTGATTGCACAGTCTGAGCCATCTTAGACCCAATTATGGATTTTTGCAAACACTTCAAAAGTTTTTCAGCACTCCAATGAGTGTCTCTGTGTTTGTGACCCCCTGTTTCACACCAGATCAGTTCTGGGACTGCTTTCTGCCTCCTTGGGGTAACTGCCCAGCCTCGTGGATCACATTTTGCTCCTAAGGTTCTGCTGTCCTTATcaactcctgccctgggcaggctctggATGTTTTGGAGGGGTCACAGTGACCTTGGggctcctccagcactgctcctgcatgTGTTGCTCAGTCCCAGCTGCTTTGTCCTCACATGccatctctgctcccacaggCTCTGGGACATCCACAGGGACATCATCTTcactctggggacaggggggaagGTGACACTGTTATAAATAACTATGCAGTTGTTGGCTTTTGCTATTATATTGgcttttgcaaattattttgtgtGGTTTGTAATCGCCTTTTAACTTttcatataatataatgtaatataatgtaatataatgtaatataatataatataatataatataatataatataatataatataatataatataatataatataatataatataatataatataatataatataatatttattactcattttcatatttatttcatagaatatatttttatcagCCTTTTATGTTTAATACCCTAATCCCTGTGTAGATTATATATTTCAGTGTGATAAATATATTATAGTTGAGGCCctcacaaaatattaaaatagagaCTATGTCCTCTGTATTGTAACATTAACTTTTGCAGAAGTTATTGTAGTTGTGAAATAATAACTaatgcctttatttttgttgctgaCTGACAATAGTGAAATAATTAATGTTGATTGAAAGCACTTGTAAAAATGGCTAAAATGTCTGTGTGGTAAGAAAACATTGAAAAGAACCATgcaaaaaacaccaaaagagCAAGGAGGAACCCACCACTGACCCTTGAGCTATCAGTAATTACCAGACCACAGACCAGGCGGCCttgtgaagaaataaaatacaaaactcTCACTCACATCTGCATTGTGGCACATGCTCTAAGACAAGGTCAGGGGTCAAACTAAGCCAAAGATTTCCAGGAACAAATAAACTCAAGTGAATGTTTGAATATGTATAATCTTCATGAATATGAATTTGACCAATGCAATGAAAAATCTCTAAGAGTTGTTATAGTTAATAGTCCATGTGGCAATGGCTGCACATCCAGCACTGTTATTTGTGCTTTATCCCTTTTATCCTTTATTAAACTTCTAAAAGTTTCAAAGGGTGAGCCTCGTTTCTTACAGCACCATCCCCCGGggtgtgcagcccctgcccgccctccccccgccccctgCTCGGGTGATGCTCACCTCCAGCGATGCTCCGCAGCTcctgcatctcctgcagcagccgCAGCCGCAGCAGCTCCCGCAGCAGCTCCCGGCGCCGGCTCCGCGGGGTGACCCCCATGCGCCGCAGGGAGCCCTCGGTCAGGCGCAGCAGCGCTCGGCCCGTCAGGGCGTGCTCCCGAGCCAGCTCCGCCAGCCCCGTGGCCCCGCCGTGCGCCGCCAGCCACGAGCCCACCTCGGCCCGCGACCACTGCCCCGCCGGCCGCTGCGGCCCCTCGGGCACctgggtgggaggagagggagctggCTGTCCCGTCAGGGAGCCACAAGGTCAAGCTGCCACCTCTGAGCCACAGTGTCCCCTCCGCTGCCCAAGCACAGCCCTTTGTCGCATCCGTGCACTGCACCCTCATCCCTGTCCTCAGCCcatgggggtccccaaatccctgctggtgTCCACCCCCGGGGATCCACAAATAACTACCTGTAGGATTCTACCTGTAGGAATCCCCCCTCCTTCACCCATGGGGATCCCCCATCCCCTTTCCATGGGGGTCCCTGAAATCCCCACCCATGGGGGTCCCCCATCCCCTTTCCATAGGGGTCCCTGAAATCCCCACCCATGGGGATCCCCCATCCCCTTTCCATAGGGGTCCCTGAAATCCCCACCCATGGGGGTCCCCCATCCCCTTTCCATAGGGGTCCCTGAAATCCCCACCCATGGGGATCCCCCATCCCCTTTCCATGGGGGTCCCTGAAATCCCCACCCATGGGGGTCCCCCATCCCCTTTCCATAGGGGTCCCTGAAATCCCCACCCATGGGGGTCCCCCATCCTCTTCCCATAGGGGTCCCTGAAATCCCCACCCATGGGGGTCCCCCATCCTCTTCCCATAGGGGTCCCTGAAATCCCCACCCATGGGGGTCCCCCATCCTCTTCCCATAGGGGTCCCTGAAATCCCCACCTATGGGGGTCCCCCATCCCCTTTCCATGGGGGTCCCTGAAATCCCCACCCATGGGGGTCCCCCATCCCCTTTCCATAGGGGTCCCTGAAATCCCCACCCATGGGGGTCCCCAAACCTCCTCCTGTGGGGTTTCACATCCTCCCCCCATCTGGATACCCAAACACCTACCCATGGGGTCTCCCATCCTCCACCTGTGGGTATCCCACACCCTTCATTCATGGGGGTTCCCAAACTGCCACCTGTGGGGGTCTCACATCCCCATCCATGGATTTCCCCCCTCCTCACTACTGGGGTTCCCTGGCACCCCACTGCAGCTGTCCAGgggggtccccagcccctgcccactcTCACCTCAGCCTCGGGGCTCCCCTCCTGGGGTGCCTCAGCCCCGTCCTCCGCCGGGAGGTCCATGTGGAGCCGGGGGCAGGGCACGGGGGCAGTTCTGGCTCCCTGCAAACAGGGCTCCATCAGCGGGGGGGTCCCCAGATCAGCCCCTCCATATCCTGCCGGCCACACTACCCCCCCCAGTCCCCACCCTGGCAAACCGGCATCCCACggtccctgctggggacacacagtCGGGGACTGTCGCGCTCCTCGATGCCACCcgccccctgccctcccagcacaAGGGGCTGCTCCCGGGGTCGCGGCCGCACCTCCCGTCCCGCCGTGACACTCCGGTGACATCGGCCCCGGCTCTGCCGTGCCGTGAGCCCGCAGGGGACACTGGCACCGCCCGGCTCCCCCGCCCGGCCGGGACCTCTGACTCCCTCCTTCTTATCCCCCCCCTCCTCCTACCTCGCTCCGGGTCCGTGCCCAACACGGGGAGAGCCAAAGGAACCTTTGCCCGGGCGCTGGCTCCACGGGCACAGCCCCGGGCGTGCCCCGACAGCCCCGAGCTCTGCCCCACAAACGGCACAAGGGACCCCTGGCATGCCGGGGGGCCGAGGCACGGGGCCGGGCGGGGTTCGAGTGGGCTCCATCCGGACCGGGA
Coding sequences within it:
- the LOC132325640 gene encoding protein aveugle-like, which gives rise to MDLPAEDGAEAPQEGSPEAEVPEGPQRPAGQWSRAEVGSWLAAHGGATGLAELAREHALTGRALLRLTEGSLRRMGVTPRSRRRELLRELLRLRLLQEMQELRSIAGE